Within Bremerella sp. JC817, the genomic segment CGATCCGCAGGCACCACGCACGATCAAGACGGACAACGACGACCTGATGAGCTTTAGCGAGCAAGTCAAAGCGGTCGCCGGTTCGCCGGTGCAAACCACGGCGAAGCCCTGAAACGCTTGCCGTGGACTGTTGTCCACGAACGGGGCTTAGACGTAGCCTCGTTCGCCATCTTCCAGGAAGCGAACCTGGTACAGATCTTTCCGGCGGTCGTTCCAGTTCTGGACCGAGCCTTCCATCCGGTGCCGTCGCAGCATTTCGAGGTCGACGTCGTGAATCACGATCGTTTCGACATTCGGATTGCATTCCGCAGCGATGCCATCCCGAGCGAACTCAGCGTCGCAAGGCGTAAAGACACCTGATTGGGCGTAGTGGATGTCGGCGTTTTCCACGAATGGCAGGTTGCCGGTACAGCCAGAGATCGCGACGTAGACCTGGTTCTCGACGCAGCGGGCCTGAGCACAGGTCTTCACCCGCAAGTAACCATGCCGCGTGTCGGTGTTGTACGGCACGAAGATCATCTCGGCTCCCTTGCTGGTCGCAATGCGTGTCAGCTCAGGGAACTCGATGTCGTAGCAAATCTGAATCGCGACCCGGCCGCAGTCGGTGTCGAACACTTCGACTTTGTCGCCTGGTTCAATACCCCACCACTTCCGTTCGCTCGGCGTGATATGAATCTTGTACTGTTTCCCAATCGAACCGTCGCGGCCGAACAAGTACGAGATGTTATAGAGCGTGTCGTTCTCGAGCACGAAATGGCTTCCGCCGATGACGTTCACGTTGAACTTGATGGCCCGTTCCGAGAAGTACTCGAGATAGTCGGTCGTGAACTCTGCCAGACGCCGGGCAGCGAGACCTGGCCGCGTTGGTTCAACGCACGACAACAACTGCGTCGTAAACAACTCAGGAAAAAGAATAAAGTCTGACTTGTAATCAGAAGCGACGTCGAGGAAGAAATCGCACTGCTGCGCGAACTCCTCGAAGCTGCGGATGGCGCGCATCTCGTACTGAACGACCGTGATCCGGATCGGTTCCACCAGGTGATGGAATCGACGCTTGGCCCCTGCCTTGTAGTCGAGGTTGCGCCACTCGAGGAACGTGGCATATCCGCACGAGGCCTCGTCGCTCGGCAGATAGTTCGGGATCAGCCCTTGCAAGGCGAAACCGTTGGCGGTCTGAGCGGTGAGGACCGGGTCGAAATACGCTTTCGCCACCACGCGTTCGACGTATTCACGCGCCGAGACCTCATTGGCCACTTTGTGATACCCAGGGATTCGGCCGCCGATGATCATTCGTGCCAGGTTCATCTCGCGGCACAATTCCTTGCGGGCGTCGTACATACGACGGGAAAGCTTCAAGCCACGGTATTCGGGATGAACCATCATCTCGATCCCGTATAGCGTGTCCCCCTTCGGATTGTGGTTGCGGATATAGCCATTGTCGGAGATGGCTTTCCAGTTATGCCAGGCCATGTTCGGTTCGTACTGGACGATCATGCAGCCCGACGAAGCTGCCAATTGTCCGTCGATTTCAATAACAATCTGGCCCTTCGGGAACGTCTTGATCTGGCTTTCGATGTGTTCGCGAGTCCAGACCTCCATGCCTGGAAAGCAGGCCCGCTGCATCTCGATCAGCGCATCGTAATCCTCGATGCGAAGCTCGCGCAGGACAGTTTTCCACTCGTATTCCTTGTGATCAATCGGTTCCATCAAACCCACCTATGCCATAGACTGCCTAAATGTGTGCTGTTGCGCAGACGCGTCTCCGGCACACAGCGATCCTTCAATGATATACGAGGCCCACGCGTTCTTCGTATCCCAACTAACCAAGATTTCCAGGAGCCAATCCGAACATGGAGTCCGAGCCGCTTCAGTTTTTTGAGCGAATGTTGAACACGCCAAGTCCTTCCGGATACGAAGCCCCGGTTCAGGATCTGGTCCGGGAATATGCCGCTGGGTTTGCAGATAATGTCGATACGGACTTCCATGGCAACGTGATTGCTTCGGTAAATTCCGGGGGCAATGTTCGCGTAATGATGGCTGGTCATTGCGATCAGATCGGCCTGCTAGTGACGCAAATCGACGAAATGGGTTTCGTTCGCTGCCAAACGATTGGTGGTTGGGATCCCGTTCAGTTGGTTGGCCAGAAGATGACAATCTGGACCAAAGATGGCGAAGTCCCCGCGATCATCTCGCGAAAACCGATCCACTTGCTGACCGATTCGGAACGCAAAGCACCGATTCAGCTAAAAGACCTCTGGCTCGACATTGGCGCCAAAGATCAAGCCCAAGCCAAGAAGCTAGTTCGCATCGGCGATCCGGTCACGCTGCAACTGGGTATGCAGAAGATGCAGAACAACCTGGCGTTCGCCCCCAAGATGGACGACACCACCGGCTTGTGGGTTGTGATCGAAGCGGCCCGTCGCTATGGGCTGAAAGCAAAGCAGACCTGTGCCGCCTTCGCCGTTTCGACCGTTCAGGAAGAAATTGGCCTGCGAGGCGCCAAAACGAGCGCCCACGGGATCGATCCTCACATCGGGATCGCGGTCGACGTGACTCACGCTACCGACTGCCCCACCATCGACCGTGGTGAACGAGGCGAAGTTTACCTGGGACGTGGCCCGGTGATTTACCGTGGCCCGAACATGAACCCCAAGGTGGTCGATCGCTTGATCGAAGTGGCAGAGCAGCACGAGATTCCTTACCAGATGGCCGCTTTGGGCAAAGCCGCCCCGAACGACTCGAACGCGATCCAAACCACCCGCGCAGGCGTTGCCGCCGGCCTGGTCGCGATTCCGAACCGCTACATGCACAGCGCGGTCGAAACGATCTCGCTCGATGACATCGATCACGCCGCGAATCTGCTGGCCGAGTTCCTCCACAGCATCCAGGACGACGACGACTTCCGTCCTGGCATGTAAGCTCGGTTGCCGCGAAGGTCGCCCTGCCAATTTGGCAAACAAGCCTTCCCATCACGCCGAAAGATCTTTCACCATAAACGCAAGTCACTACCAGTTAGTGACTTGCGCTTCTCTTTTGGGTTATCGGCACGGCAGTTGCATCTATTAGCAGGCCTCAGAGAGAGTCTGCCAAAATCTGCACTCAGGGTGCATCCGGCCCTCGCTGAGACAACAAACGAAACAACGGTTACTAACCAAGTTATGGAATAAACCGGTCGCCCCACTCGCCCAAGAGAGGGAATCGCCCTCGACCGAGGCCGACCGAGTCAAACCAGTTCATCCCACAAGAGGAGGATTCCAGACGTGGCAAAACAGATGGTCTTTGGAGATGAAGCGCGACAACCGCTGCTGGCCGGCGTAACGAAGCTGGCCCGTGCTGTGAAAAGCACGTTGGGTCCGCGTGGACGCAATGCCGTGCTGGACAAAGGATGGGGTTCCCCCAAGATCACGAAGGACGGCGTGACGGTTGCCGAAGACATCGAGTTGGATGATGTCTACGAAAACCTCGCCTGCCAACTGGTCAAGGAAGCCGCCAGCAAGACGAACGACGTCGCTGGCGACGGTACCACCACCGCTACCGTGCTGGCCGAAGGTATCTTCCGCGAAGGTCTGAAGATGCTGGCCGCCGGGGCTGACGGCATGGCGCTGCAGCGTGGCATTCTGAAGGCCGCCGAAGCTGTCGGCGAAGCCATTCAGAAGTCGGCCACCAAGATCGACGAAAAGAGCAAGAAGCAGATCGAACAGATCGCTGCGATTGCCGGCAACAACGACTCGACCATCGGTAAGGTCTTGGCCGAAGCCTTCCTGAAGGTTGGTAAAGACGGCGTGATCACCGTGGAAGAAGGTCGCGGCAGCGAAACGACCGTCGACTTTGTCGAAGGGATGCAGTTCGATCGCGGTTTCCTCTCGCCACACTTCGTCACCGACGAAGACAAGCAGTTGGTCGAGCTGGAAGACTGCCTGATCCTGCTGTTTGAAGAAAAGATCTCGTCGGCCAAGAAGCTGGTTCCACTGCTGGAATCGATCAGCAAGGCCAACAAGCCACTTCTGATCATCGCCGAAGACGTCGACGGCGAAGCCCTGGCAACCTTGGTTGTCAACAAGATGCGTGGCATTCTGAATGTTGCCGCCGTCAAGGCTCCTGGCTACGGCGATCGTCGTAAGGCCATGCTCGGCGACATCGCGACTCTGACCGGTGGTACCGCGATCTTCAAGGATCTGGGTATCGAACTGGAAAGCGTCAAGAACTCGAACCTGGGTCGCGCCAAGAAGATCAAGATCTCGGCAACCGACACCGTCATCGTTGGTGGTGCTGGCAAGAAGGCTGACATCGAAGGTCGTGCCGCTCAGATTCGTGCTGAAATCGAAGCAACCGACAGCGAATACGATCGCGAAAAGCTGCAGGAACGCCTGGCCAAGCTGGCTGGTGGTGTGGCTCAGATTAACTGCGGCGCTGTGACCGAAACCGAAATGAAGGAACGCAAGGACCTGCTGGTCGACGCCAAGAGCGCCACCCAGGCTGCCCTTCAGGAAGGGATCGTCCCAGGTGGTGGTATCGCCCTGCTCCGAGCCGAAAAGGCTTTGAAGAAGCTGGCCGTCGAAGGAGACGAAAAGCTGGGTGCCGACATCGTCGCCAAGGTTCTGGAATACCCACTGCGTACGATCGCTGAAAACGCCGGTCTGGACGGTGGCGTTGTTGTGAACCGCGTTCGCCAGCAGAAGAAGGCTACCGAAGGCTTCAACGCCGACACCGGTACCTACGAAGACCTGGTCGAAGCTGGCGTCATCGACCCAGCCAAGGTGGTTCGCACCGCTCTACAAAATGCGGCGAGTGTCTCGGCCCTGCTGCTGACGACCGACTCGCTGGTCACCGAAATTCCATCGGAAGATGAAGGTGGCGACCACCACGACCACCATGACCACGGCGGCATGGGAGGAATGGGTGGCATGGGCGGCATGGGCGGCATGGGCATGCCCGGCATGATGTAAATCAGGCCTTTGCCCGAACCCCTTCTGTCTTCAATCACTGTTACAAAACATCAAACATACCCCTGAATAAGTTTTAAGGATAAACACCCATGGCGAAGAGTCTGAAGATTCGCACTTTGGATGACCGCATTGTCGTTCAGCCGCTGCAGGCGGAAGAAACCACCGCTGGTGGTATCGTCCTTCCAGATTCGGCTCAGGAAAAGCCACAGCGTGGTACCGTCCTGGCCGTCGGTCCTGGCAAGCTGCTCGATAGCGGCAGCCGCGCTGAACTGTCGGTTGCAATCGGCGACGAAGTCATCTACGGCAAGTACAGCGGTAGCGACATCGAAATCGATGGCGACGAGTACAAGATCCTTCGCGAGACGGAAATCCTGGCGAAAGTCGTCAACGACTAAGCGATTCGCTTCGTCGTGAAGATTTCCCCAAAACAGAATTCAGTCTTATTTACATAAGGATTTCTTAGCGTGGCAAAACAACTGCTTTTCGAGGATCATGCCCGAGCCAAGATGCTCAAGGGCATCGACAAGCTGGCCGACGCTGTCGCCGTCACGATGGGCCCAACCGGCCGTAACGTGATCATCAACAAGTCGTACGGCGGCCCAACGGTCACCAAAGACGGCGTGACCGTGGCCAAAGAAATCGAGCTGGAAGACCGGTTCGAAAACATGGGCGCCAAGCTGGTCAACGAAGTCGCCAGCAAGACTTCGGACGTCGCCGGTGATGGTACCACCACCGCAACCGTCCTGGCCCGTGCCATCTTCAAAGAAGGCATTCGCAACATTGTTGCCGGTAGCAACCCAACCGCGATTCGTCGTGGTATTGAAAAGGCTGTTGCCGCTGCCGAAGACTTCCTGCTGAACCTGGCCAAGCCAGTCAACAGCAAGGAAGACGTCGCCAACATCGGTTCGATCAGTGCGAACAACGATCGCACGATCGGTGAGCTGCTGGCCGAAGCCCTGCACCGCGTCGGTCAAGACGGCGTGATCACGGTCGAAGAAGGCAAGAGCCGCGAAACGACCGTCGAATACGTCGAAGGTATGCAGTTCGACAAGGGTTACATCTCGCCTTACTTCATCAACCGTCCAGCCGAAATGGACGTTGAGCTGGAAGACGCCTACATCCTGTACCACGAAAAGAAGATCAGCAACCTGCGTGAGCTGATTCCTCTGCTGGAACAAGTTGGCAACACCGGCAAGCCACTGTTGATCGTCGCCGAAGACATCGAAGGCGAAGCACTGACCGCCCTGGTCGTCAACCGTCTGCGTGGCGTGCTGAACATCGCTGCCGTCAAGGCTCCTGGTTTCGGCGATCGTCGCAAGTCGATGCTGGCCGACATGTCCATCCTGACCGGTGGTACTGTCATCAGCGACGACCTCGGCATTACGCTCGATAAGGTTCAACTGAGCCAGCTCGGCCGTGCCAAGAAGATCAACATCACCAAGGACAAGACGACCATTGTCGAAGGTGGTGGCGAGAAGAAGGCACTGGAATCGCGTATCGCTCAGCTGAAGCGTCAGATCGAAGAAACCGACAGCGAATACGATCGCGAAAAGTACCAGGAACGTCTGGCCAAGCTTTCCGGTGGTGTTGCGGTGATCTCGGTCGGTGCCGAAACCGAAGCCGAAATGAAGCAGACCAAGGCTCGCGTCGAAGACGCCCTGCACGCGACCCGTGCGGCGGTTGAAGAAGGCGTTCTGCCAGGTGGTGGTGTTGCCCTGGTTCGTGCGATCGAAGCCGTTGAAAAGGCTCGTTCGTCCGCTCGTGGCGACGAAAAGATCGGCGTCGACATCATCCTGAGGGCTCTACCAGCTCCGATGCGTCAGATCGCCGACAACTGCGGCATCGACGGCAACGTGGTTGTCGACGAAGTTCTGCAGAAGTCGACCAACTACGGTTACGACGCCTACAAGGGCGAATACGTTGACATGGTCAAAGCTGGCGTCATCGACCCAGCCAAGGTCGTGCGTACCGCTCTGAGCAACGCAGCCAGCATCGCCGGCCTGTTGCTGACCACCGAAGCCCTTGTCACCAACCTGGAAAAGGAAGATGGCAAGCGTGCGGCTGAAGGCGTGGTTCGCTAAGCCGAACCCTGGTTCAACGACGTAGGTGGCTGCTGACTTGTGGCGGCCACCTGGCACGAAAGAATTCAACGGGCTGCATCTCTTCCAGGGACCAGCCCGTTTTGTTTCTACCGCCGCCTACGTGAGGACACGATGGCAACGAAAGTCGACTATTACGAAGTCTTGGGAGTCGAGCGATCCGCCTCGAGCGGCGAGATCTCTAAGGCTTATCGCAAGCTGGCGATCAAGTATCACCCCGACTCCAATCCTGGCGACGAAGAAGCCGTCACGCGATTCAAAGCCGCGGCTGAAGCGTACGAAGTGTTGAGCGACTCGGAGAAACGGGCCCGCTACGACCAGTACGGACATGCCGGGGTCGATGGCAATCAACGCGCGAACTTCCACGATGTTGAAGACATCATGGAGGCTTTCGGTGACATCTTTGGCGGAGGGATCTTCAGCGACATCTTCGGCCGTGGCGGTGGTCGAGGCGGCCGCCGACGCGTGCGTAAAGGTGCCGACATCCAGGTTCGCGTCACGCTCGATCTGGAAGAAGCCGCCACTGGCGTCCAACGTCAAATTCAAGTCGATCGCCGTGTCGCGTGTGGAACCTGCAATGGAAGCGGAGCTAAGCCAGGCTCGCAGCCCGAGACCTGCAATCGCTGTGGTGGCGCCGGTCAGGTCGTGCAGCAAGCCGGCATTCTCCGCGTGCAGACCACCTGCCCTTCGTGCGGTGGCCAAGGCACAATCATCAGCGATCCTTGCCAGGATTGCCGCGGGAATGGCTTCAGCACGCAGCGGGTGAGCATGGATGTTTCGATTCCAGCAGGGGTCGACGACGGCATGCGAGTTCGCCTGACTGGGGAAGGCCAACCAAGCCCAGATGGTGGTCCTCCTGGCGATTGCTACTGCCATATTTCGATTCGCAAGCACAAGCTGTTTGAACGCGAAGGGGATCACCTGATCCTCAAAATGCCGATCACCTATACCCAGGCTGTCCTGGGGAGCGAGATCGAAGTTCCGACGCTCAATGGCCCTGCGACACTCACCATCCCGGCCGGCTCCGGTTCGTCCGAGGTGTTCAAGATGCGTGGAAAAGGGATGCCCGATCCTCACGGCCGCGGGCAAGGCGACCTGTACGTTCAGACGTACATCGAAGTGCCGAAGAAACTCGATCCTCGCCAAGAGGAACTCCTGCGAGAGTTGGCCGATCGCGAACACACCAACGTGACGCCGCACCGCAAGTCGTTTCTCGAATCGATCAAAGACTATTTGTTCTCGTCTTCCGAAGAACACGACACCAAGAAGAAAAGCTAGGTCAAGGAGCTTAAAAGCGTGTCTGCTGATAATCCCCAAAACGATCCATCGCAAGAATCGACGCAGCCGACCGGTGAGACGCAAGCCACCGAAGAAAATGTGTCGGCCGATGCCTACTTCAGCACCTCGGACGACCCGATCCAGCAGCTCAAGCAAGACTTGGTCGACGCCGAAAAACGCGTGCTGCTCGCTCAGGCCGATCTCGAAAACTTCCGCAAGCGGATGCGACGCGAACGCGAAGACGAATTGAAGTACGCTAACA encodes:
- a CDS encoding GNAT family N-acetyltransferase, which encodes MEPIDHKEYEWKTVLRELRIEDYDALIEMQRACFPGMEVWTREHIESQIKTFPKGQIVIEIDGQLAASSGCMIVQYEPNMAWHNWKAISDNGYIRNHNPKGDTLYGIEMMVHPEYRGLKLSRRMYDARKELCREMNLARMIIGGRIPGYHKVANEVSAREYVERVVAKAYFDPVLTAQTANGFALQGLIPNYLPSDEASCGYATFLEWRNLDYKAGAKRRFHHLVEPIRITVVQYEMRAIRSFEEFAQQCDFFLDVASDYKSDFILFPELFTTQLLSCVEPTRPGLAARRLAEFTTDYLEYFSERAIKFNVNVIGGSHFVLENDTLYNISYLFGRDGSIGKQYKIHITPSERKWWGIEPGDKVEVFDTDCGRVAIQICYDIEFPELTRIATSKGAEMIFVPYNTDTRHGYLRVKTCAQARCVENQVYVAISGCTGNLPFVENADIHYAQSGVFTPCDAEFARDGIAAECNPNVETIVIHDVDLEMLRRHRMEGSVQNWNDRRKDLYQVRFLEDGERGYV
- the groL gene encoding chaperonin GroEL (60 kDa chaperone family; promotes refolding of misfolded polypeptides especially under stressful conditions; forms two stacked rings of heptamers to form a barrel-shaped 14mer; ends can be capped by GroES; misfolded proteins enter the barrel where they are refolded when GroES binds); translated protein: MLKGIDKLADAVAVTMGPTGRNVIINKSYGGPTVTKDGVTVAKEIELEDRFENMGAKLVNEVASKTSDVAGDGTTTATVLARAIFKEGIRNIVAGSNPTAIRRGIEKAVAAAEDFLLNLAKPVNSKEDVANIGSISANNDRTIGELLAEALHRVGQDGVITVEEGKSRETTVEYVEGMQFDKGYISPYFINRPAEMDVELEDAYILYHEKKISNLRELIPLLEQVGNTGKPLLIVAEDIEGEALTALVVNRLRGVLNIAAVKAPGFGDRRKSMLADMSILTGGTVISDDLGITLDKVQLSQLGRAKKINITKDKTTIVEGGGEKKALESRIAQLKRQIEETDSEYDREKYQERLAKLSGGVAVISVGAETEAEMKQTKARVEDALHATRAAVEEGVLPGGGVALVRAIEAVEKARSSARGDEKIGVDIILRALPAPMRQIADNCGIDGNVVVDEVLQKSTNYGYDAYKGEYVDMVKAGVIDPAKVVRTALSNAASIAGLLLTTEALVTNLEKEDGKRAAEGVVR
- the dnaJ gene encoding molecular chaperone DnaJ produces the protein MATKVDYYEVLGVERSASSGEISKAYRKLAIKYHPDSNPGDEEAVTRFKAAAEAYEVLSDSEKRARYDQYGHAGVDGNQRANFHDVEDIMEAFGDIFGGGIFSDIFGRGGGRGGRRRVRKGADIQVRVTLDLEEAATGVQRQIQVDRRVACGTCNGSGAKPGSQPETCNRCGGAGQVVQQAGILRVQTTCPSCGGQGTIISDPCQDCRGNGFSTQRVSMDVSIPAGVDDGMRVRLTGEGQPSPDGGPPGDCYCHISIRKHKLFEREGDHLILKMPITYTQAVLGSEIEVPTLNGPATLTIPAGSGSSEVFKMRGKGMPDPHGRGQGDLYVQTYIEVPKKLDPRQEELLRELADREHTNVTPHRKSFLESIKDYLFSSSEEHDTKKKS
- the groL gene encoding chaperonin GroEL (60 kDa chaperone family; promotes refolding of misfolded polypeptides especially under stressful conditions; forms two stacked rings of heptamers to form a barrel-shaped 14mer; ends can be capped by GroES; misfolded proteins enter the barrel where they are refolded when GroES binds): MVFGDEARQPLLAGVTKLARAVKSTLGPRGRNAVLDKGWGSPKITKDGVTVAEDIELDDVYENLACQLVKEAASKTNDVAGDGTTTATVLAEGIFREGLKMLAAGADGMALQRGILKAAEAVGEAIQKSATKIDEKSKKQIEQIAAIAGNNDSTIGKVLAEAFLKVGKDGVITVEEGRGSETTVDFVEGMQFDRGFLSPHFVTDEDKQLVELEDCLILLFEEKISSAKKLVPLLESISKANKPLLIIAEDVDGEALATLVVNKMRGILNVAAVKAPGYGDRRKAMLGDIATLTGGTAIFKDLGIELESVKNSNLGRAKKIKISATDTVIVGGAGKKADIEGRAAQIRAEIEATDSEYDREKLQERLAKLAGGVAQINCGAVTETEMKERKDLLVDAKSATQAALQEGIVPGGGIALLRAEKALKKLAVEGDEKLGADIVAKVLEYPLRTIAENAGLDGGVVVNRVRQQKKATEGFNADTGTYEDLVEAGVIDPAKVVRTALQNAASVSALLLTTDSLVTEIPSEDEGGDHHDHHDHGGMGGMGGMGGMGGMGMPGMM
- a CDS encoding co-chaperone GroES; translated protein: MAKSLKIRTLDDRIVVQPLQAEETTAGGIVLPDSAQEKPQRGTVLAVGPGKLLDSGSRAELSVAIGDEVIYGKYSGSDIEIDGDEYKILRETEILAKVVND
- a CDS encoding M42 family metallopeptidase — encoded protein: MESEPLQFFERMLNTPSPSGYEAPVQDLVREYAAGFADNVDTDFHGNVIASVNSGGNVRVMMAGHCDQIGLLVTQIDEMGFVRCQTIGGWDPVQLVGQKMTIWTKDGEVPAIISRKPIHLLTDSERKAPIQLKDLWLDIGAKDQAQAKKLVRIGDPVTLQLGMQKMQNNLAFAPKMDDTTGLWVVIEAARRYGLKAKQTCAAFAVSTVQEEIGLRGAKTSAHGIDPHIGIAVDVTHATDCPTIDRGERGEVYLGRGPVIYRGPNMNPKVVDRLIEVAEQHEIPYQMAALGKAAPNDSNAIQTTRAGVAAGLVAIPNRYMHSAVETISLDDIDHAANLLAEFLHSIQDDDDFRPGM